CTCTGAATATATAAGAGACATGTCTTTTCTCTTTCTCTTTAGTCCGGTAGACTTACCGGCAGCATAAAATCCTTTTGGTGCAACAACGCATCCTTTTTCTGTTTTCATTGTTATACTCCTTACTATTATTTGTAAGGCTTTGCCTTACAATTCCTATAAGGGACTTTGCCCCTTACACCATGCTTAAACTTTGCTCGCCCTAATTTGCAAATATTCCTAAAGCAAATCTGCTCATATTATTTAGTGTACTTCGTACACACAGATTTTAATTAATTAAAATCTAAAAATCTTCCCTAAAAGATTTAATTAGTCAATTTAAGAATAAAGGACTTCACTCAATCGCCGTAATGGCTTTTACACTGCTCGATGTAACTGTTAGCTATTTCGAAGAAATAGGCGTATATTATTTATAGAATACGCTCAGTCGATAAATTGATAAACAACATGAACAAATTCGCTTTAGCGATATTTGTGAATTATTAAGAAACGCTACCCGCGTTTCTTAGAAAAGAAGCTACTCCATCCTTCAATTAAACATTTATATATTATAAAAAATAATAACTTTTCATTAATAAGGGGCGGGAGAGCGACTGTTTCACAAAATATTCTTATATTAAAGTTTATAACTCTTTCAGGTAAATAGCGGGTGATATTCTTAAATAAGTTAAAGATCCCTTTTGCCGAAGGCTTAGCACCACGCAGTGGAAGAATTTGACTGTTTACCCATTTAATAAATGGACTGGATTTTATTAAAATCCAGATGTGCCTTGGCACATTAAACAACACGAGCGGATTTGCGTCAGCAAGATTTGCGAGTTTCCATAAGTTTTTTTTCTTCGGAAAAAACTTCGCAGGGTTCCTAAGGGACGGAGTCCCTTATAACAGGGTTTTAAGGGTGGATAGCCCTTAATCCTTTCTTTCTTTTAAAAGAAATCATATATACATAGGAACAAAATCAATCCCTTCTTTTTCACCAAAGCCGAACATTATGTTCATATTCTGCACCGCCTGTGATGAAGCACCTTTCATAAGGTTATCGATAACGCTTGATACTATGACTCTGTTCACTCTCTTATCGAGAACAAAGCTCGTATCTAAGATATTAGTTCCTTTTACGTAATTGGTTACGGGAAGGTCTCCCGTTTCTCTCAGCCTTATAAAATATTCATCTTTGTAATATTTTTCATAAGCTTCTTTTATATCACTTTCCCCTACTCCCTCGTTTACATTTGCATAAATAGTAGTCAAAATCCCTTTGTTCATAGGTACCAAATGAGGAGTGAAAGATAAAGTTATATCTTCTCCAAGCTTGGATAACTGCTCTTCTATTTCCGGAGTGTGTCTGTGAGTTCCTATTCCATACACTTTTATGCTTTCGTTGCATTCGCAGAATAAAGACCCGGTCGCGGCTTTTCTGCCCGCTCCGCTGACACCCGACTTTGCGTCTATAATGATAGAATTTATATCTATAAGTTTTTCCTTTACCAAAGGATAAAGAGATAATATGGAACAAGTAGTGTAACATCCCGGATTTGCAAGAAGTCTCGTTCCTTTGATATTTTCTCTTTCTATTTCACATAAACCGTAGACACTTTCACTGAGCACATCTTCGCCGTAATGTTTTGTCTTGTACCATTCTTCATATGTATCTATATCACTGAGCCTGAAATCCGCCCCAAGGTCTATCACCTTTGTTTTTTCCAAGACTTCCTTAGTTACGACTTTTGAAGCTACTCCGTGAGGAAGAGCCATGAATACCACATCGCATTCATCCGCAAATTCATTCATATCACTATCCAGACATTCTCCGTCTTCTATATCTTTAAAAGCCTTATATACATCGCTGAAATCCTGCCCAACATAACTGTGGGAACCCAGCTTTATATTTCCTACTTCTTTATGTTTTTTAAGTATACTTACAAGGATCGCTCCGGTATAACCCGTAGCTCCCAAAATACCGACATTTATCATTTCGTTACCTCCATAATATGATACATTATACATATTAATGTATATTTATGCAAGTATTATTTTTAGAAAATTTACTCTGATATACTTTTTTGATATTATCTTTTAGCTCACTGTAATTCCCGTCATTATTTACGACTATATCCGAAAACTTTATTTTCTCTCCCGGACTCATTTGAGCTTCTATCCTCTTTATTGCGTCTTCCTTACTTATCTTATCCCGAAGCATTACCCTCTTAAGCTGGATATCGTAAGAAGTATAAATAAGCATTACCACATCTACAAAACCCGTAAGCTTTTCTTCTATGAGTAAAGGGCAGTCATAAACAACGTAAGGCTCTTCTTGATTTCTATATTTATTAACAAGCTCATTGAATCTATTCGTTACTTCGGGGTGAACGATATCATTTAACTTTATCCTTGCTTTCTCATCGGAGAAAACCAGAGCCCCCATTTTTATCCTGTTGAGCTCTCCGTTTTCCGTGATAAATTCTTTGCCGAATTCATTTTCTATTTTATTTAGTCCCCTGCTTCCTTTTTCCACAGCTTCTCTGCTGATTTTATCTGCATCGATTATGGGGATATCGAATTCTTTATTGAGTATTTCACTTGCGGAACTCTTTCCCGTTCCTATTGAACCGGTAAGACCTATTATTTTCATTATTTCGCCTCGAACCAAGTTTTTCCCACAGAGATATCAGCCTTAAGCGGACATGACATATCTACCACGTTTTCCATTTTATCTTTTAGAAGTGCCTTTACTTCCTCTACTTCTTCCATAGGTGTATCGATTATAAGCTCATCGTGTACCTGAAGAATTAGTTTTGCTTTAAGCTTTCTCTTATTAAGTTCGTTTTGAACATTAACCATAGCAAGTTTTATAATATCCGCCGCACTTCCCTGAATAGGAGTGTTGAGTGCCGTCCTCTCTCCGAAGGACCTTACGTTAAAATTCTTGGAGTATATTTCATTTATATATCTTCTTCTGTTGAACATAGTCGTAACATATCCTTGTTCTTTTGCGGTAACTACTATATCTTCCATGTATTTACATACTCCCGGATATTTGGAAAGGTAAGTATCTATATATTCCTTTGCGTCTTTTCTTGCAATACTAAGACCCTTTGCAAGACCGAAATCACTTATCCCGTAAACTATACCGAAGTTTACCGCTTTTGCACTGCTTCTCATTTCGGATGTCACTTCATCTATAGGCACATTAAATACTTCGCTTGCTGTCCTTGTATGAATATCTTCATTGTTCTTAAATGAATTTATCAGCTTTTCGTCCTTTGAAATATGAGCAAGCACTCTAAGTTCGATTTGAGAATAATCCGCATCAACCAGTACATTATTTTCACTGCTTGAGATAAATACCTTCCTTATTATCCTTCCCTCTTCCGTCCTTACGGGGATATTCTGAAGATTGGGATTGGATGAAGATATCCTGCCCGTTGTGGTTATGGTTTGATTAAAGGTGGAATGTATCTTATTGGTATCCTTATCTATAAGACTGACCAAACCTTTAACATAAGTGGAATTGAGCTTGCTTATCTGCCTTAAGTCTATTATCATAGGGATTATTGGATGATGATCTCTTAATTTTTCAAGGACTTCTATATTCGTCGAGTATCCCGTCTTTGTCTTTTTAAGTGCGGGAAGCCCCATTTTATCGAATAAAACATGACCGAGCTGTTTCGTGGAATTCACATTAAAATCCTCATCTTCGCCCGCGGCTT
This region of Anaerofustis stercorihominis DSM 17244 genomic DNA includes:
- the argC gene encoding N-acetyl-gamma-glutamyl-phosphate reductase — translated: MINVGILGATGYTGAILVSILKKHKEVGNIKLGSHSYVGQDFSDVYKAFKDIEDGECLDSDMNEFADECDVVFMALPHGVASKVVTKEVLEKTKVIDLGADFRLSDIDTYEEWYKTKHYGEDVLSESVYGLCEIERENIKGTRLLANPGCYTTCSILSLYPLVKEKLIDINSIIIDAKSGVSGAGRKAATGSLFCECNESIKVYGIGTHRHTPEIEEQLSKLGEDITLSFTPHLVPMNKGILTTIYANVNEGVGESDIKEAYEKYYKDEYFIRLRETGDLPVTNYVKGTNILDTSFVLDKRVNRVIVSSVIDNLMKGASSQAVQNMNIMFGFGEKEGIDFVPMYI
- the coaE gene encoding dephospho-CoA kinase (Dephospho-CoA kinase (CoaE) performs the final step in coenzyme A biosynthesis.), producing MKIIGLTGSIGTGKSSASEILNKEFDIPIIDADKISREAVEKGSRGLNKIENEFGKEFITENGELNRIKMGALVFSDEKARIKLNDIVHPEVTNRFNELVNKYRNQEEPYVVYDCPLLIEEKLTGFVDVVMLIYTSYDIQLKRVMLRDKISKEDAIKRIEAQMSPGEKIKFSDIVVNNDGNYSELKDNIKKVYQSKFSKNNTCINIH